One genomic region from Equus asinus isolate D_3611 breed Donkey chromosome 8, EquAss-T2T_v2, whole genome shotgun sequence encodes:
- the LOC139046012 gene encoding putative olfactory receptor 2B8: MLGLDRNHVLARLEEKNASSLTGFILLAFSDRPQLELVLFVVLLIFYIFTLLGNTTIIALSHLDPHLHTPMYFFLSNLSFLDLCYTTSIVPQLLVTLRGINKSISFGGCVVQLYISLGLGGTECILLGVMAFDRYVAVCRPLHYTVIMSPHLCALMASASWFIGFDNSLFQTVLIFFLLLCGRNKIDHFFCEVPALLKLACVDTSINESEIFFVVVFILLIPVAFIMFSYGGIVRAILRIKSAAGQRKAFGTCGSHLTVVTLFYGTAIYAYLQPNNNYSQDQGMFIALFYTIVTPMINPLIYSLRNKDVKGAMKNVLWNGHDSR; encoded by the coding sequence ATGCTTGGTCTTGATAGGAACCATGTGCTAGCAAGGCtggaagagaaaaatgcaagCTCCCTCACTGGGTTTATCCTGCTGGCTTTCTCTGACAGGCCTCAACTGGAGCTGGTCCTCTTTGTGGTTCTTTTGATCTTCTATATCTTCACTTTGCTGGGAAACACAACCATCATTGCATTGTCCCACCTGGACCCACATCTTCACacccctatgtactttttcctctccaacctcagcttTCTGGACCTGTGTTACACTACCAGCATTGTTCCCCAGCTCCTGGTCACTCTCAGGGGAATAAACAAATCTATCTCCTTTGGTGGTTGTGTAGTTCAGCTGTATATCTCTCTAGGATTGGGAGGCACTGAATGCATTCTCTTAGGAGTTATGGCATTTGACCGTTATGTAGCTGTTTGCAGGCCCCTTCATTACACAGTAATCATGTCTCCCCATCTCTGTGCCCTGATGGCTTCTGCTTCATGGTTCATTGGTTTTGACAACTCCTTATTCCAAACGGTACTCATCTTCTTTTTACTGCTTTGTGGGAGAAATAAAATAgaccactttttctgtgaagtaCCTGCATTGCTCAAGCTTGCCTGTGTTGACACCAGTATCAATGAGTCGGAGATCTTCTTTGTAGTTGTCTTCATACTTCTCATACCAGTTGCATTTATCATGTTCTCCTATGGTGGGATTGTCAGGGCCATCTTAAGGATAAAGTCTGCAGCAgggcagagaaaagcatttgggACATGTGGATCCCACCTCACAGTGGTCACTCTCTTCTATGGCACAGCCATCTATGCTTATCTCCAGCCAAACAACAACTACTCTCAGGATCAGGGCATGTTCATAGCTCTCTTCTACACCATCGTTACTCCCATGATCAACCCCCTCATATATAGTCTGCggaacaaggatgtgaagggAGCAATGAAGAATGTTCTTTGGAATGGTCATGACTCCAGATAA